The sequence below is a genomic window from Candidatus Binatia bacterium.
CCCACGAATACGCCGGCGCCGACGAACACCCCGGTGCCGACGAACACGCCGGTGCCGACCGACACGCCAGTGCCGACGGCGACGCCCACCAATCCGCCGACGGCCACGGCCACCGTGCCGGCGGTGTCGCCGCAGATCGAGCTGGGCAGCGCCAGCGGCGCGGCGGGGAGCATGGTGACGGTGCCGATCGGTCTGACGAAGAACGGGCCTGCGGTGGTGACGATTGCGCCGCTGGTGTTCGACTTCGATGCGACGAAGCTGACGTTCGGGTCGTGCGCGTCGAAGGTGAGCGGGAAGAACGCGGATGCTGGCAGCCCGTCGCCGGGGCGCGTGAGTCTGGTGCTGGCGGGCGGGCTGGGCGTGATGCCCGACGGCGCGGTGGCCGAGTGTACGTTCACGATCGCGGCGAGTGCCACGGGCACTGCCGCGCTGACGTTCGTCCAGGCGGGCCTGTCGGATGCCGAGCTGAACGAGCTGACAGCGACGGGGACGAACGGGACGGTGACGATCGCCGGTGGCGGTGCGCAACCGGAGATCGCGCTGGGCAGCGCCAGCGGGGCGGCGGGCAGCATGGTGACGGTGCCGATCGGTCTGACGAAGAACGGGCCTGCGGTGGTGACGATTGCGCCGCTGGTGTTCGACTTNNNNNNNNNNGGTGGGCTGGGCGTGATGCCCGACGGCGCGGTGGCCGAGTGTACGTTCACGATCGCGGCGAGTGCCACGGGCACTGCTGCGCTGACGTTCGTCCAGGCGGGCCTGTCGGATGCAGAGTTAAACGAGTTAACGGCTACGGGCACTGGCGGTGCCGTAAGCGTGCAGTAACGAGGGGACGTTAATGAAGCGAACGATTGTGGTCTGTGCTCTGGCGTGTGTCGCGGCCGGTTGCAGCTCTTCCGGCGGCGGCAGCAGCGTGTCGGCGGGTAGCGGCGGTTTTGCGTTGCAGACAGGAGCGGCACGGGCCGGCGGCGAGACGAGCGTGGCGTTGCGGACCCAGCCGGAGGCGGCGGGCGTCGTGACGCTGGTCGGCAACCTGCGCTACGACCGCGACCGCTTGCAGGTCGCGGATTGCGTTCTGTCGGACGCGGCGCGGACTGCCGGCGGTGGCGCGAAGACCCTCAACTGGGGAGAGCCCTCGGCGGGGTTGGTGGCGGCTGTGGTGAGCGGCGGGCTGGAAGCGTTGCCGGCCGATGCCGAGGTGTTCGCGTGCCGATTCGGCGTCAAGGACGGGGCGGCCGGGAGTGCCGCCGCCGTGCGGGCCGAGGGCGAAGTGTCCGACGCGCAACTCGTCGAGCGGTCGTTCGCGGTCGAGGCTCGCGTCGCCATCGACTGACGGTCAGGCGTATGCATCCGAATCCGGTGAGGGAGAAGTCCATGTCGACACGAGTTCGAACCATTATTGGAGCACTGCTGGTGGCCGCCACATTCGGCATCGTTGCGGGGAGTCGCCCGGCAAGCGCCCAGCCTCAGTGTCCCGGCGACTGCAACGGCAACGGGGCGGTAGGCGCCGCGGAGGTGACGAAGGTCATCACCATGATGATCAAGTGCCCTTGCTCCGGCGGCTTTATCGGCGGTGCGGCAAGTGGATGCCCCGAGGTGCCCGGCACGGACAAGACGTGCGCCGCGGCAGACTACAACGGCAACTCCTGCGTCAGCGCGGCCGAGCTGACGAGGATGATTCAGAACCTCATACTCTACGCCCCCGGCGGATGCCCGCCGAGCGGGCCGACGGCGACGCCGACGACCGGAGTGGTGGTCAATACGCCGACTTCCACGCCGACAATCGTCGTCGTGCCCAACACGCCGACTTCGACGCCTTCGCAGGTGCCGCCGACGGCAACGGCGACGGAGGTGCCGCCGACGGCGACGGCGACGCCACTGCCGCCGACGGTGACGCCGACGGCGACGATTACGCCGACGATGGGAACCCGAGTCGTCCCAGTGCGGATCGCTCCTGGCGGCGGGGGACCGTTGTCCTGTCAGGGCACGTGTAGCAGCGGGCCGACGCCGGGTAAGGTCTGCGGCAACACGGCCGATTGCGGTACCGGTGGTACCTGCGGCGGCACTAAGAAGTGCAGCGGCGGGCCTTACAAGGGTCTGACCTGTACTGGCCCAGGCCAGTGCAACGGCTGTATGCCCAGCGCCCGTTGTACGGGCGCCGGTCAACCGATCGCCTGTTGTACGGCAGCAGGCAAGGGGAACTGCCCGCTTCTGGGAAGCTGTGCCGTCGTCCAGAACAAGAACGCTATCGTCGTGCCGCGCATCTCTCTCAGCGGCATCTGCACGCCGCGCAACGGCGACAATGGTGACGTCGGCTGTACGAACGACAGCGATTGCCGCTCGTGTGTGGGCGGTGATCGCGACGGAGACGCCTGCCTGCCCGGTCAGGGAGCCCCCGGCAGCGGTCAGGCCGATCCTTGCCCCGGGGGAACTTGCACCGGTAACGCATCGACCTGTCTGCTGCCGGGGCTGACGATGGAAATTAGCGACCCGGACCCGACTACCGGGGAGGCCGCGGTCAGGATTCCGAGAGAGAGCTTGGTGCTGATGCCCGCCGCGGCCGGCTCGATCGGCACGGTCTGTGTCACCGGCGGCAGCGACGGAGTCGGCGTGATCGACTGCAACGGCGGCAAAGCGGGCGTCGACGTCACGTTGCGCCGTGACCACAACATCAAGCCGGGTAGCCCGGGTAATTCCGGCTCGGCGAGTGGCTTGCCCGACGATCCGGAGTGCGACGACAACTACACGCTGCCGGACGGCTCGCCGAGCCTGCCCTGTGTTGAAGGCGCCGCGCGCTGCAACGGCGGCACGAACAAGGACCAACTGTGTTCGGTGGAGAGCGACTGCCCACCGGTCGATCCCGATGTCAAACGTTGCGCGCAGTGCAACACGGCGACCAACATTCAACATCCGGGCGTTTGCAACAGCCCGACGAAGGTCGAGCTGAGCGGCAGCTTTGCGCCGGGAGACGCAAGAGTGTCCATGCCCCTGGCCCTGGTGGTTCTCAAGGGAGCGCTTGCGCCGGGAGAAGACAAACTTGCCTGCACCGCGGACGATCAGGCTAACCCGGCTTCTCCGGTCGGCGTGCTGCTGTCGAGCGGTACGAGCAAGATGTATGTGTACGACGTCAACAACACGGCGAATAACAAGATCGCCCCACAGGAGACTTGTACAAACATCCAGTGCGTCGCGGAGATCGACGGCAGCGAGGTCGCCTCGTGCAGCGCGATGCTCGATCAGGGCGACGTCGGCGGCCTGCAGGTGGCCGGCGGATTTGCGGCGTTCGATATCGATACAACACTAGATCTCGTTACCGTGTTCCAGTTCAAGCTGGAGAAGCCGCAGTGACGGAAATCGCGTGCCACATGACCGGTGCAAAAAAAATCTCGAATGGGTGATTTCTTGGTTGACAGAGGCATTAGGACCGGGTGATAAGGGAGTCAGTCGGGACGCTTGATCGGGACGGAGCGAGTGTGAGATGCTCCACCGCAGCGTGACGGAGGGTAAGTACATGAAGCTGCGAGGCCGCAGTCCCCCGGCAGCGACATGGGAAAGGGGGGTGTAAGTCAGGGGAGTGAGTGAGTTCGATTTGCGGAGCCGGAAGTTCAGAAGGGAAGAAGTTTTCGTACAACAGCCAGATGGCAACAAGAAAGGGAGAGGAAAAATGATGGACGTTCGAAAGATGTTCGCTGGTGCAGTTGCAACGGGAGCGGTCGCGTTGGCGCCGGCGCTTGCCCACGCCTACACGGGCCCACTGATCACCTGTAACCCGACCGTCGGTTCGCCGGCGACGGTGGAGTTCAGCCCCGGGCTGGCCTGCGCCGAGGCGTACAACAAGATCAAGATTCCCGCGACAGTGGTCGACAACTGCTCCACTCCGGTAGCGGCCGCAACGTGGACCTCATGGGGCAAGGCCGCCGGTAAGGTGGACGGAACTGCTCTGGTTGCCGGGCTGGGCGGAACCGGCAAGGTGAGCGTGGCGCTCAAGGGCTCGACGTACGGTAGCTGCAACTTCGGCGGCAGCGCGACCTCCTTCACGGCGAGCACGGCGGCCAAGGTTACCGTGACGGACAGCGCCGGCAACAAGCTTACCAAGGGTGCTGCGTATACCCGTATCGCCGGCGATGCGGCTACGTTCTCGGCCCAGGCGCTCGGCGTGATGACCAAGGGCGTGGCTCTCGGCGCGAAGATCAACATCCAGCTCCTCATCGACTCGCTGGATCCGGCGAACGCGAACCTGCTGTCCTGCAACCTGGACTACGCGAACTGCGGGTTGTACGTCACCGCTCCGGAGGAGCTGCTGACCCTGAAGACGGACGCCTCCAGCTACCTCGAAATCTACGTTGGTGGCGAGGATGACTGCACGGCCGCTGGCGTTCCGTTCAAGTGCTGCGGTGGACTGCACCCCCACGCAGGAAACACTACCTGCCAGGGCGCGTGATCTTCTGAGTACCTGACAGTGGAAGTGAACGCCGGGGCGACCCACGTACATGTGGGTCGCCCCGGCGTTCGTTTTGGGGAATCCGCATCCGGCGAAGGTATCATGATAGAAGACAACTGCGTGGCGAGGTTCGGAGCGGCGGCCTTGATGGTAACGGCGCTCGTTGGGCTTCTGGCTTGCGAGCGCAAACAGGAGACGACGGCGGGGCCTTCGGCGGCTGTGGAGAGTGGCCCGGTCGCCAGTGCGAAGGAACCGGAGAGCGGTGGGGCTGCTGTCACCGGAGGTGCCGGCAGCGCTGCGACCGCGCCGAAAGTCGAAGCGACGCCCGCCGATTGGGAGGCCGCGGCCATGGCGGTCGCGGATCGGCTTGCGGATAAGGTTCGCAAGGCGGGGATGCGGTGCGACGATTACGGTCCCGCACCGTATTTGATGTACGACGATGAATACCGGGAACGACTGCCGGTGCCGGCGGCGGTTACCTCCTGCGACACCGACGGCAACGAGGACTTGACGTTCGAGGTGTTTGCCGACGCGGCCGCGGCGCGCACGTTCGTCGAGGTGAAGCGCGAATTCCTCTGCAAACGCACGAGCGAGATCGGCCTGCACGAATTTCCCGGCTTCGCCTACGTACTGGGAGACGTCTGGGTCGCGACCCCCGACGAGAAGGACACGGCGGAGAAACTGGCGCCCATCCTCGGGGGCGAGGCGAAAGTCGCGGACTGCGTGGTGCGCTAGGTCGGCCGGATGGGGGGACAGAACGCGGTAGTCGGGAAACGGGGGCCGGAGGCCGGAACGTGAAAACGACGGGTTGGAAAGCGGTCATTTTCGGCGTCGCGGCGGGGGTGGTTCTCGTGGCCGGGTGCGGTGGCTGCCAGCCGTCCGCTACGGTTTCGCAGCCGACGCCCGCGCCTCGCACGGCGACGGCCGGGGCCGCGGGGGCCGCGGCTGCGACGCGCACCGTCGGACCGAAGTATGCCTCCGAGGAGGACATCGTCGTCATCTTCGGCGACGGCGAGCCGGACGTCGGGCCGGCGCCTCTGACCGTGGAGTTCTCGATCAGCGACCCGTTCATGCGCTTGAAGGATCCTACTTTCGAGTGGGACTTCGGCGATGGGAGTCCGCGGTCGAACCAGCGGCGCCCGAAACACACTTACGTGAAGCCGGGCAAGTACGTGGCGAAGGTCGTCGTCCAGGACGTTGCCGACAGCGACTCGGACACCGTGGAAATTCAGGTTACCGAGCCGGCGGCCGGCGGGCAGTAGAGGAGTCGCGTTTAATGATCGACCCTAAGTTGGTGCGGCTTGCCGTCCCAGCCCTTGCGCTGGGCCTTCTCGTCGTTGCTGGCGGTTGTACGAAGAGCGAGGAGACTGGCGGCACCGTGGCCCCCGCCGCCAAGGCTCCGGGGGCCGTGGCCCCCGAAGCAAGCGTGCCGAGGGCCAAGGGCGCCGGCACGCTTGCGGAGGGGGCCCCGGACGAGGAGCTGGCGGTGTGGGCGGACGCCGACCCGGACCTCGGGGAGGCGCCGCTGGCGGTGCAACTGAGCGCGGACCCGCTCGAAGAGATCGAGCAGGCGTCGTACACGTGGGACTTCGGCGACGGCAGCGCGCCATCCGGGGAACAGAATCCGAAGCACGTCTACGCCAAAGCGGGGCAGTATACGGCGCGGCTCACGGTGAAAGACGCGGCCGGGCGTATCGGTACCGACGAAGCGCAAATCGACGTGGAGTAGGCGGCTCGCTGCTGAATCTAGTTGACAAATCATCCCTGTACCTGCGAGAGAGCATGTAAGTGAAGGTCGGCAGGGCCGCGTAGCTGGCGGCGTCCTGGGGCGACCCGTGTGCGGGTATTTGGGCGCGCGCGTGGGTCAGGGACGCGTTAGCCGGCGGGCCCTCCTGGGGAGGCTCCGCATGTCGCGATTCGTACGTTTCGTTCCCGCCGTTGCGTTCGTGGTGTTGGCGTCGACGGCTTCCGGGGTGTTAACCCCAGAGCAGCAGAAGTGCCAGAAGCAGGTCGGCAACGCCGCCGGAACGTTCCTGAAGAAAGTTATGGCGACGCTGCAGAAGTGCTCGAACGACGTGGCCAAGGGCAAGCTGCCGCTGATCACCGACTGCCTCACCGAAGCGGGGGCGGCGGCGAAGATCGCCAAGTACGAGGTCAGTCTGAAGGACAAGGTCGAAAAATCGTGTCCGGACCCGGTCGTGTCTGCCCTCACGTTCGGCGGCCTGTGCAACGGCGCCACGACGGCGACGGCGCTCGGAACCTGCCTTGCCGATAGCCACCGCGACCAGGCGGTAGAACTTGTCGACACCGCCTACGGCAGCGCCGTGGTGCTCAACTCGGAGCAGCTCGGCTGTCAGAAGATCGCGGCGAAGTCGGCGCTGAGCTTTGCGGCGAAGCAGCACAAGTTCCTGCGCAAGTGCAAGGACGACATCGGCAGTGGTGCGTTGCCGGCGAATACCGACTGTGCGGCGGCGAATCGGCCGGCGCTGGCAGTGGTTTACGCCAAGCTGCGGGCGAAGATCGTCAAGAAGTGCCCCGATTTGCCGAATTCGCTGCCGGCGACGTTGAGTTTCGGTGTGCCGTGCGCAGGGGCCAGCACCGGGGTCACCCTCGCGAGATGCATGCTGCGCAGCCACAGCGACGGCGACGAAGAGATGATCCTCGTCGAGTACGGCGACTCCGCCTCGGGCGGCACGGCGCTGGCCCAGGCGATTGGCGATATGGCCGACTGCGTCGGCGGGCCGCTCAGCCGGTGCCGCGTCGGCGATTACCTGCTGAAGAACGATAAGATCCGCGTGGTCATTCAGGCCCCGCAGCGCAACCTGTTCAGCATCGGCCAGTTCGGCGGTCAGATCATCGACGCGGACCTCGTGCGGGTGCCGCTCGATCCGGATCGCGACAGCTTCGAGGAGTGGTCGACCTCCGTCAACATCGAGGGCACCGCGCATTACACGACGATCGCCGTCCTCAACGACGGCAGCAACGGCGAGCCCGCGGTCGTCCGGGTCACCGGCGTCGACGACCTGCTCGACTTCCTCAACCCGAGCGCGACGGTGGCCGGGCTTGGCTACGTCTTTCCGTCGTCGGCAAACGACGTCGACCTGCCGGTGGAGATCCAGACCGACTACATCCTCAAGCCGGGACGGAACTACGTCCGTGTCGAGACGACGGTCCAGAACATTGGCGGCTCGCAGATAAAGATATTCTTCGGCGAGTTTATCGGCGGCTCCGGCCAGGTGTCGCTGTTCCAGCCGGCGTACGGGTTCGGCGAACCGATGCTGACCACGCGGTGCTGGCCGTCCGCCGCCAATCCGTGTAACGTCGTTGCTTACGCGGGTTTCGCCGGCGCCGCCGGGGTTTCGTACGCTTACGTCAACGACGACCCGGGGACTTCGACCTTTACCGACGCGGGCGTTACCGTGCCGCTAATCGGTAGCGAGATGCTGGCTACGCTGGTCGGACTTGCTGGTGCGCCCCACGCGATCGAGGCTGCGGGCGGCCCTTACGATCGCAAGACGTTCACGCGCCACTTCCTTGTTGCCGACGGTACCGTGTCGGCACTTCTGGATATCCGCAACGAACTCGACTTCATGCAGACCGGGACGTTGCAGGGCAACGTTACCGCCGGTGGGAGCCCGGTCGCCGGCGCCCAGATCGCGGTGCTCGGCAATCCCGCGGAAGGCCCTTCTCCCATGTTCGGTGGCAGTACCGTGAAGAACGTGGTGACCCACACGCAGACCGATGCGGCCGGCAATTACGAGCTCACTCTACCGCCGGGCACCTACACGGCGATGGCTAACCTCGAGGGGTACCCATTCGAGGGCGGCGGATCGACACCGACCCAGCACAGCGTGACGATCGTGGCCAACCTTGCCACGACGCAGAACATGGCCCTGCCGGCTACCGGGGCGTTGCAGGTTAACATCGTCGACGAAGCGAGCGCTGCCATTGCCGGCAAGGTGTCGGTGGTGGGGCTGGATCCGAGCCCGGACCCGAAGAACTCCCAATCGCTGATGGGAGGGCTGCTGGTGACCACCACCGGCGTGTTCAACGATCTGGTCAAGGACGGCGTGCCGTACGGCGTCGCGCAGGCGCACTTCGCCGGCCCCGCCGGCACCATCGGTCCGGTGCCCATCGAACCGGGTAGCTACCGCGTCGTCGTCTCGCACGGTCCCGAGTACTCGGCGTATCCGGAGGACATTACCGTCACCGCAAGCAGCACCGTGACCGTGAACGCCGAGGTGGCGCGAGTGACCGACTCGACCGGCTACGTGAGCGGCGATTTCCACGTGCACTCGATCGACAGTCCCGACTCCAACATCACGCGCGCGGACCGGGTGGTCTCGATGCTGGCGGAAGGTATGGACTTCTTTACCCCGAGCGACCACGATTTCCGTGCCGATTTCCCGCCGACGATCGCGGCGCTCGGGGCGACGAGCCTGATCAAGACGGCGACCAGCGCCGAGATCACGACCTTCGACTATGGGCACTT
It includes:
- a CDS encoding PKD domain-containing protein gives rise to the protein MKTTGWKAVIFGVAAGVVLVAGCGGCQPSATVSQPTPAPRTATAGAAGAAAATRTVGPKYASEEDIVVIFGDGEPDVGPAPLTVEFSISDPFMRLKDPTFEWDFGDGSPRSNQRRPKHTYVKPGKYVAKVVVQDVADSDSDTVEIQVTEPAAGGQ
- a CDS encoding CehA/McbA family metallohydrolase, giving the protein MSRFVRFVPAVAFVVLASTASGVLTPEQQKCQKQVGNAAGTFLKKVMATLQKCSNDVAKGKLPLITDCLTEAGAAAKIAKYEVSLKDKVEKSCPDPVVSALTFGGLCNGATTATALGTCLADSHRDQAVELVDTAYGSAVVLNSEQLGCQKIAAKSALSFAAKQHKFLRKCKDDIGSGALPANTDCAAANRPALAVVYAKLRAKIVKKCPDLPNSLPATLSFGVPCAGASTGVTLARCMLRSHSDGDEEMILVEYGDSASGGTALAQAIGDMADCVGGPLSRCRVGDYLLKNDKIRVVIQAPQRNLFSIGQFGGQIIDADLVRVPLDPDRDSFEEWSTSVNIEGTAHYTTIAVLNDGSNGEPAVVRVTGVDDLLDFLNPSATVAGLGYVFPSSANDVDLPVEIQTDYILKPGRNYVRVETTVQNIGGSQIKIFFGEFIGGSGQVSLFQPAYGFGEPMLTTRCWPSAANPCNVVAYAGFAGAAGVSYAYVNDDPGTSTFTDAGVTVPLIGSEMLATLVGLAGAPHAIEAAGGPYDRKTFTRHFLVADGTVSALLDIRNELDFMQTGTLQGNVTAGGSPVAGAQIAVLGNPAEGPSPMFGGSTVKNVVTHTQTDAAGNYELTLPPGTYTAMANLEGYPFEGGGSTPTQHSVTIVANLATTQNMALPATGALQVNIVDEASAAIAGKVSVVGLDPSPDPKNSQSLMGGLLVTTTGVFNDLVKDGVPYGVAQAHFAGPAGTIGPVPIEPGSYRVVVSHGPEYSAYPEDITVTASSTVTVNAEVARVTDSTGYVSGDFHVHSIDSPDSNITRADRVVSMLAEGMDFFTPSDHDFRADFPPTIAALGATSLIKTATSAEITTFDYGHFNAWPVPIDPSKVNGGGVDHGRAEPVGTDFPSLGSYSLSPAEIIAAARADGATTVQINHVHSFFGLSGGSGHAIDTGLTPPQSAVSGTAHRLDPSITNYFPSEPDRPDALEIWIGDDRGQVYGNFLGRNIGDWFNMLNQGILKTGLANSDTHRRVITQAGVPRNMVASSTDAPGSIVPADVSTNINAGRTFGTNGPIVRVRTHADSTGEDGGLGIGESKTISTTDGEVEIEVEIESPIWAEFDTVEYYVNSTTTKSTSIKESGVGPVVVPSYSVTPDYVRTAPADFTVSTVVDFPGIPGASHLEATATLTLSGLTDDIWVVVLVRGTDGVSKPLFPVVPNDIKAKACSNNPCKSCTTDANCTSPGTCTVSNETVGALTDGNLGQCGMTAMAFTNPLFVDVNGGGWTAPGVQVNP